From Candidatus Methanoperedens sp., the proteins below share one genomic window:
- a CDS encoding replication factor C large subunit, whose product MTSLDWTEKYRPQTLSEVVGHNKAVEELKNWAQAWMQGTPEARAVVLYGRAGIGKTTAAHALAYDMGWEVLEMNASDQRTAEIIEKVAGSGSQMRTFSGIKRLVIMDEADNIHGTADRGGEKAILELIKKTNQPIILIANELYDMSTGLRGACKPIQFSSVMSRSMIPALKRIVEAQGIKCGLGVIEKIAENANGDLRSAINDLQAVAQGKTMLELADLITGERDSKESIFKVLVKIFKGGNIIEAHKATFNLDENPEDFIQWVDENLPLQYTDAKDLEEGYRYLGRASVFLGRVSRRQNYNMWRYASVLMTAGMVVARSHRYTGFVKYQTPTLWRKLGATKGMRHVRDSTAKKIGAHCHVSMSYTRSQLLPFFRMMLKDEIYAPYAAALLALEPEEIAFLLESKSVTKNVQKIYDEAQALREAEVEHEVELFGGFGRRKESDAEEEQEVEVKKEEKKEVKSQSSLFDF is encoded by the coding sequence ATGACGTCTCTCGACTGGACAGAAAAATACCGCCCGCAAACGCTTTCAGAGGTAGTGGGTCACAATAAGGCAGTGGAGGAACTTAAAAACTGGGCGCAGGCATGGATGCAGGGCACGCCTGAGGCGAGGGCTGTTGTGCTTTACGGGAGGGCAGGGATAGGCAAAACCACGGCAGCCCACGCTCTTGCATACGATATGGGATGGGAGGTGCTTGAAATGAACGCCAGCGACCAGCGAACTGCGGAAATAATCGAAAAGGTAGCAGGCTCAGGTTCACAGATGCGTACGTTCAGCGGTATAAAAAGGCTTGTGATAATGGACGAGGCTGATAATATCCACGGAACAGCGGACAGGGGAGGGGAGAAAGCCATACTCGAACTGATAAAAAAGACAAACCAGCCCATAATTCTTATTGCAAACGAACTCTACGACATGTCCACTGGTTTGCGAGGTGCCTGCAAGCCCATCCAGTTCAGTTCTGTGATGTCGCGTTCCATGATTCCAGCGCTTAAAAGGATCGTGGAGGCACAAGGCATAAAGTGCGGGCTTGGCGTGATTGAGAAGATCGCAGAGAACGCTAACGGTGACCTGCGAAGCGCCATAAATGACCTTCAGGCTGTGGCTCAGGGAAAGACCATGCTTGAACTTGCGGATTTAATCACGGGTGAGCGGGATAGCAAAGAGAGCATCTTTAAAGTGCTGGTGAAAATTTTTAAAGGAGGAAATATCATTGAGGCGCATAAAGCTACTTTTAATCTTGATGAGAATCCTGAGGATTTCATCCAGTGGGTGGACGAGAATCTGCCGCTTCAATATACGGATGCAAAAGACCTTGAAGAAGGGTATCGTTATCTAGGAAGGGCGTCTGTATTCCTTGGCAGGGTGAGCCGGAGGCAGAATTACAACATGTGGAGATATGCCAGCGTGCTGATGACCGCAGGGATGGTGGTTGCGCGGTCTCATCGTTATACCGGTTTCGTGAAGTACCAGACGCCGACGCTATGGAGAAAGCTGGGAGCCACAAAGGGCATGAGGCATGTGCGGGATTCCACAGCAAAAAAGATCGGGGCTCACTGTCATGTCTCCATGAGTTATACCCGTTCGCAGTTATTGCCCTTTTTCAGGATGATGCTGAAGGACGAGATATATGCGCCTTATGCTGCAGCATTGCTCGCACTTGAGCCCGAAGAGATAGCATTTCTTCTGGAGTCAAAGTCCGTGACAAAAAATGTCCAGAAGATATACGACGAGGCGCAGGCTCTGAGGGAAGCTGAGGTCGAGCATGAGGTGGAGCTGTTCGGTGGATTTGGCAGGAGGAAGGAATCAGACGCTGAGGAAGAGCAGGAAGTTGAAGTTAAGAAAGAAGAAAAAAAAGAGGTTAAATCCCAGAGTTCTCTGTTTGATTTTTGA
- a CDS encoding class I SAM-dependent DNA methyltransferase, producing MANNDTKTEEEPLEKQLWKAADKLRKNIDAAEYKHIVLGLIFLKYISVAFEGLYDKLQKGEGEYASSDPEDRDEYKAENVFFVPPVARWSYLQARAKQPEIGKDVDNAMDAIEKENPSLKGVLPKVYARGNLDPTSLGGLIDQVGNIALGDAKARSADILGHVFEYFLGEFALAEGKKGGQFYTPRSVVQLLVEMLEPYNGRVFDPCCGSGGMFVQSEKFVAGHQGKVNDISIYGQESNQTTWRLCKMNLAIRGIDSSQVKWNNEGSFLNDVHKDLKADYVIANPSFNDSDWSGDLLRKDGRWKYGVPPTGNANYAWIQHFLYHLSPSGQTGFVLAKGSLTSKSSGEGEIRKELVEARLVDCIVNLPAKLFLNTQIPASLWFLSRNKANGKYRNRTDEILFIDARNMGHLINRRTREFSKEDITKIAETYHNWRNPNGKYEDIKGFCNSASIERVRELDNVLTPGRYVDLPDEEDDFDFKERFTKLKTEFDEQLKEEAKLNAFIAENLQKVKLDE from the coding sequence ATGGCAAATAACGACACTAAAACTGAAGAAGAACCTCTTGAGAAACAACTGTGGAAAGCAGCGGACAAACTCAGAAAGAATATTGACGCTGCCGAATACAAACACATAGTCTTGGGCCTTATTTTTCTGAAATACATATCAGTTGCATTTGAAGGTTTATATGACAAGTTGCAGAAGGGCGAAGGAGAATACGCCAGCTCTGATCCTGAAGACAGGGACGAGTACAAAGCCGAGAATGTCTTTTTTGTCCCTCCGGTAGCCCGATGGTCATATCTTCAGGCTAGAGCCAAACAGCCAGAGATTGGTAAAGACGTTGATAACGCGATGGACGCAATCGAGAAGGAGAATCCCTCGCTCAAAGGGGTTTTGCCAAAAGTCTATGCGCGGGGCAACCTTGACCCCACAAGTCTTGGCGGTTTAATAGACCAGGTTGGCAATATCGCTCTTGGTGATGCAAAAGCCAGAAGTGCCGATATTCTTGGGCATGTTTTCGAGTATTTCCTTGGCGAGTTCGCCCTGGCGGAGGGTAAAAAGGGGGGACAGTTCTACACGCCAAGAAGCGTTGTTCAATTACTGGTGGAAATGCTTGAACCCTATAACGGGAGGGTCTTTGACCCATGCTGTGGCTCAGGCGGTATGTTTGTCCAATCGGAAAAGTTCGTTGCCGGACACCAGGGAAAGGTAAACGATATATCGATTTATGGACAGGAGAGCAACCAGACCACATGGCGATTGTGTAAAATGAACCTTGCAATCAGGGGCATCGACAGCTCGCAGGTGAAATGGAACAACGAAGGCTCCTTCCTCAACGATGTTCACAAAGACCTTAAAGCGGATTACGTCATCGCTAACCCCTCATTCAACGATAGCGACTGGAGCGGCGATTTGCTCCGCAAGGATGGCAGATGGAAATACGGTGTTCCACCTACAGGCAATGCCAATTACGCCTGGATACAGCATTTCCTCTACCACCTCAGCCCAAGCGGACAAACTGGTTTTGTTCTGGCCAAGGGGTCGCTCACCTCCAAATCATCTGGCGAGGGCGAAATCCGCAAAGAACTTGTGGAAGCACGGCTTGTTGACTGCATAGTGAACCTGCCAGCAAAACTGTTCCTGAATACCCAGATACCCGCCAGCCTGTGGTTTTTGAGCAGAAACAAAGCCAATGGAAAATACCGCAATCGCACAGATGAAATCCTGTTTATTGACGCCCGGAACATGGGGCATCTCATCAACCGCAGAACCCGCGAATTTTCAAAAGAGGATATAACAAAAATCGCGGAAACCTACCACAACTGGCGCAACCCCAACGGCAAGTATGAGGACATCAAAGGATTTTGCAATTCCGCAAGCATAGAACGGGTGCGTGAGCTGGATAATGTTCTGACACCGGGGCGTTACGTGGATTTACCAGACGAAGAAGACGATTTCGACTTCAAAGAACGCTTCACCAAGCTGAAAACCGAGTTTGATGAGCAGTTGAAAGAAGAAGCAAAACTGAACGCCTTCATTGCTGAAAACCTCCAGAAGGTGAAGCTCGATGAGTGA
- a CDS encoding type I restriction endonuclease subunit R has protein sequence MTKMTESAIEEFTIELLEKSGYQYIYAPEIAPDSATPERKTFDEVLLLERLKKAVGRINPTIPADAREDAIKQILRLNSPELIANNEAFHRMLTEGIKVSYHKDGADRGDLVWLIDFTNPENNEFLVANQFTVIENNVNKRPDVVLFVNGLPLVIIELKNPADENATIKSAFKQLQTYKQIIPSLFTYNGFMVISDGLEAKAGSLSAGFSRFMTWKSSDGKTEASHLIGQMETLINGMLNKRTVLDLIRHFIVFDKSKKEDKETGVTTIQTIKKLAAYHQYYAVNKAVESTLRASGYLVDKNGTYHGFKVMESPEKYGLTSIDAQPAGDHKGGVVWHTQGSGKSLSMVFFTGKIVLALDNPTILVITDRNDLDDQLFDTFAASKQLLRQDPVQAESRDHLKELLNVASGGVVFTTIQKFQPEEGNVYPELSDRRNIIVIADEAHRTQYGFKAKTIDAKDEKGNVIGKKIVYGFAKYTRDALPNATYLGFTGTPIEKTDVNTPAVFGNYVDVYDISQAVEDGATVKIYYESRLAKIALSKEGKKLVAELDEELEYEDLADTQKAKAKWTQLEALIGSENRIRQIAQDIVTHFEQRQEVFEGKGMIVAMSRRIAADLYDEIIKIRPQWHNDDLKKGVIKVVMTSASSDGPKISKHHTTKEQRRVLAERMKDPENELKLVIVRDMWLTGFDVPCLHTMYIDKPMKGHTLMQAIARVNRVYKDKPGGLVVDYLGIASDLKEALSFYSDSGGKGDAAILQEKAVQLMLEKLEIVSQMFHGFSYEHYFTADTSTKLSILLAAEEHILGLEKGKKRFIDEVTALSRAFSIAIPHEQAMHVKDEVSFYQAIKSRLVKFDSTGTGKTDEEIETAIRQVIDQALVTEQVIDIFDAAGIKKPDISILSEEFLLEVQNMEHKNIALEVLKKLLNDEIKSRLKKNLVQSRSLMEMLEDSIKRYHNKVITAAEVIEELIELSKEIKKMDSEPQEMGLSEFEYAFYTAIADNDSARELMQKEKLRELAIVLFEKVKQNASIDWTIKESVRAKLKVIVKRTLRQYGYPPDMQALATETVLKQAELIADEITRRE, from the coding sequence ATGACTAAAATGACCGAATCTGCCATAGAGGAATTCACAATTGAGCTATTGGAAAAGTCCGGCTATCAGTATATTTATGCTCCTGAAATAGCCCCCGACAGCGCAACACCCGAGAGAAAAACCTTTGACGAGGTACTGTTGTTGGAGCGTCTGAAAAAAGCTGTTGGCAGAATAAATCCCACTATTCCGGCAGATGCAAGAGAAGATGCTATCAAGCAGATATTACGGCTTAACTCTCCTGAACTGATTGCCAACAACGAAGCTTTTCACCGAATGCTGACAGAAGGCATAAAAGTAAGTTATCACAAAGACGGAGCAGATAGGGGCGACCTGGTTTGGCTGATTGATTTTACAAATCCAGAGAACAACGAGTTTCTTGTTGCCAACCAATTCACAGTCATAGAAAATAACGTGAACAAGCGCCCCGATGTCGTCCTTTTTGTGAACGGGTTGCCCCTGGTTATCATAGAATTAAAAAATCCCGCCGATGAGAACGCAACCATAAAATCTGCATTCAAACAATTGCAAACCTACAAACAGATAATTCCCAGTCTTTTTACTTACAATGGTTTTATGGTTATCTCCGATGGTCTGGAGGCAAAGGCAGGCTCCCTTTCTGCCGGTTTCAGCCGCTTCATGACATGGAAATCTTCTGACGGCAAAACTGAAGCGTCGCATCTAATAGGGCAAATGGAAACGCTGATCAATGGGATGCTCAATAAACGAACCGTCTTGGACCTTATCCGGCATTTTATTGTATTTGACAAATCAAAAAAGGAAGACAAGGAAACGGGTGTTACAACAATCCAGACAATTAAAAAATTGGCTGCGTATCATCAATACTACGCTGTGAATAAAGCCGTAGAATCTACCTTGCGGGCATCAGGTTACTTAGTTGATAAAAATGGAACTTACCATGGTTTTAAGGTGATGGAATCGCCAGAAAAATACGGTTTAACCAGTATAGATGCCCAACCGGCAGGAGATCACAAAGGTGGAGTTGTATGGCACACCCAGGGTAGCGGAAAATCACTGTCGATGGTGTTTTTCACAGGTAAAATCGTTCTTGCTCTTGACAATCCGACCATATTGGTAATCACAGATAGAAACGATCTAGACGACCAGTTATTTGACACCTTCGCAGCTTCAAAGCAGCTTCTCAGGCAGGACCCCGTCCAGGCTGAAAGCAGAGATCATCTAAAAGAGTTACTGAACGTCGCATCTGGGGGAGTAGTATTTACTACCATTCAGAAGTTTCAGCCCGAAGAAGGAAACGTTTACCCAGAACTTTCAGACCGGCGCAACATCATTGTGATAGCTGACGAAGCCCACCGGACGCAGTACGGCTTCAAGGCAAAAACCATCGATGCAAAAGACGAGAAGGGAAATGTAATCGGTAAGAAGATTGTTTACGGCTTTGCGAAATATACGCGCGACGCCTTGCCCAATGCGACCTACCTCGGCTTCACTGGTACACCCATCGAAAAAACAGATGTGAACACACCCGCTGTTTTCGGAAATTATGTCGATGTTTACGATATCTCCCAGGCGGTAGAGGACGGCGCAACGGTAAAAATCTATTACGAGAGCAGATTGGCAAAAATCGCCCTCAGCAAGGAAGGCAAAAAACTTGTTGCCGAATTGGATGAGGAATTGGAATATGAAGACCTTGCCGATACACAAAAAGCAAAGGCGAAATGGACACAACTGGAAGCTTTGATCGGCAGCGAAAACCGAATACGACAGATTGCGCAGGACATCGTAACCCATTTTGAGCAAAGACAGGAAGTGTTTGAGGGTAAGGGAATGATCGTGGCAATGTCAAGAAGGATTGCCGCCGACCTGTATGATGAGATTATCAAGATTAGACCACAATGGCACAACGACGACCTTAAAAAGGGTGTTATCAAAGTTGTAATGACCTCTGCATCTTCTGACGGTCCAAAGATTTCAAAACATCATACCACCAAAGAACAGAGACGGGTTTTGGCAGAAAGAATGAAAGACCCAGAAAACGAATTAAAATTAGTGATTGTGCGAGATATGTGGCTTACTGGTTTCGATGTTCCGTGTCTGCACACTATGTATATCGATAAACCCATGAAAGGCCATACTCTTATGCAGGCAATTGCACGGGTGAACAGGGTCTATAAAGATAAGCCTGGTGGATTAGTCGTTGATTACCTCGGAATTGCGTCCGACCTGAAAGAAGCTTTATCATTTTATTCTGATAGCGGAGGAAAAGGCGATGCCGCCATTCTTCAGGAAAAAGCTGTTCAACTGATGCTTGAAAAATTAGAAATCGTTTCCCAAATGTTTCATGGCTTTTCCTATGAACATTACTTTACAGCAGACACCTCAACAAAGCTATCAATATTACTCGCTGCTGAAGAGCATATACTTGGCCTTGAAAAAGGAAAGAAACGGTTTATTGATGAAGTGACTGCATTGTCAAGAGCATTTTCTATCGCCATTCCGCACGAGCAAGCAATGCATGTGAAGGATGAAGTCTCTTTCTATCAAGCGATAAAGTCCAGACTTGTAAAGTTTGACAGCACTGGAACAGGCAAAACCGACGAAGAAATTGAAACCGCAATCAGGCAAGTTATAGATCAAGCCCTCGTAACCGAACAAGTGATAGACATTTTCGATGCTGCAGGTATTAAGAAACCGGATATTTCTATATTATCAGAAGAATTTCTTTTAGAAGTTCAGAACATGGAACATAAAAATATCGCTCTTGAAGTCCTAAAAAAGCTTCTTAACGATGAAATAAAGTCGAGATTGAAAAAGAACCTTGTTCAAAGTAGATCATTGATGGAAATGCTTGAAGATTCTATCAAGAGATATCATAACAAGGTCATTACTGCGGCGGAAGTAATAGAAGAACTGATTGAACTTAGTAAAGAGATAAAGAAGATGGACAGTGAGCCACAGGAAATGGGATTGTCCGAATTTGAATACGCTTTTTATACAGCAATTGCAGATAATGACAGCGCTAGAGAACTGATGCAAAAAGAAAAGTTACGGGAATTGGCTATTGTTTTATTTGAGAAAGTGAAACAAAACGCATCAATCGACTGGACGATAAAAGAAAGCGTCAGGGCGAAATTAAAAGTGATTGTCAAACGGACTTTGCGGCAATATGGTTATCCTCCGGATATGCAGGCACTTGCAACAGAAACAGTGCTAAAACAGGCGGAATTGATTGCAGATGAAATAACCCGGAGGGAATGA
- a CDS encoding DUF5678 domain-containing protein — MKDALEYFRANLVNMIAKYEGEYVAIIEDKIISHGKDVKKVYQEAKDKFPKKVVFLGQVPRKEALIL, encoded by the coding sequence ATGAAAGATGCTTTAGAATATTTCAGAGCAAATCTTGTGAATATGATTGCCAAATACGAAGGGGAATATGTCGCAATAATAGAAGACAAGATTATATCCCACGGCAAAGATGTAAAAAAGGTCTATCAGGAGGCAAAAGATAAATTTCCTAAAAAGGTTGTATTTTTAGGTCAGGTTCCAAGAAAGGAGGCTCTGATTCTTTGA
- a CDS encoding methyltransferase domain-containing protein has translation MEPVILKTFHMGKMKEYLAMPEGELHTDLGVIKLDELRTKTFGDTISSHLSIEFIIQKPRAPDFFAHAKRSGAPMMPKDIGVIISNTGLCSSDYVLDAGTGSGILAIYLGMIAKKVVSYEVKEEFLEMARQNIALAGLTNIELRLGDVVEEIQKLDEKFDVVTLDTIAAAQVVPHVPRVLYPGGFLAAYSPFFEQAKEIREAIAKTNFTEVRTLENIEREISFTERGTRPSTSRVGHTGFITIARL, from the coding sequence ATGGAACCTGTAATTTTAAAGACATTCCACATGGGAAAGATGAAAGAGTATCTTGCCATGCCGGAAGGAGAGCTGCATACAGACCTCGGGGTAATCAAGCTTGATGAACTCAGGACAAAAACCTTCGGGGATACGATAAGCTCACACCTCAGTATCGAATTTATCATCCAGAAACCAAGAGCCCCTGATTTTTTCGCTCATGCGAAGCGAAGCGGCGCGCCCATGATGCCAAAGGATATTGGGGTGATTATTTCAAACACGGGATTATGCTCCTCAGATTACGTGCTGGATGCAGGTACAGGTTCGGGGATTCTTGCTATCTATCTTGGCATGATTGCAAAAAAGGTGGTTTCGTACGAGGTAAAGGAGGAGTTTCTTGAGATGGCGAGGCAGAATATTGCTCTTGCAGGTCTTACTAATATTGAATTGCGACTGGGGGATGTAGTGGAGGAAATCCAGAAGCTTGATGAGAAATTCGATGTCGTAACCCTTGATACCATTGCTGCTGCACAGGTTGTCCCGCATGTTCCGCGTGTTCTTTATCCTGGAGGTTTTCTTGCTGCATATTCGCCTTTTTTTGAGCAGGCCAAGGAAATCAGGGAAGCTATCGCGAAAACCAATTTCACCGAGGTCAGGACGCTTGAGAATATAGAGCGTGAGATTTCTTTTACAGAGAGGGGGACACGCCCATCGACTTCGAGGGTTGGTCACACCGGCTTTATCACGATAGCCAGGCTTTAA
- a CDS encoding nucleoside 2-deoxyribosyltransferase translates to MRIFFAGSIRGGRNLLPVYKQIIQLLKKLGHTIVSEHVASTQLEESEARLTEEEIFRSDISFIDECDCLVAEVTMPSIGVGYEICYAVSKGKRVLCLYKEGTNVSAMVLGNRRVTSIQYVDVKGLGKSLALYFKNQTENSGI, encoded by the coding sequence ATGAGAATTTTCTTTGCTGGTTCTATAAGAGGCGGGCGAAATCTCTTGCCTGTCTACAAACAGATAATTCAACTGCTGAAAAAGCTGGGGCACACCATTGTGAGCGAGCATGTAGCCTCCACGCAACTGGAGGAATCTGAAGCCAGGCTTACGGAGGAGGAGATATTCAGAAGCGATATAAGCTTCATAGACGAGTGCGACTGCCTTGTGGCTGAGGTCACCATGCCATCCATCGGCGTGGGCTACGAGATATGTTATGCGGTATCGAAAGGTAAACGCGTGCTCTGTTTATATAAAGAGGGAACGAATGTATCAGCCATGGTGCTGGGGAACAGGCGAGTGACCTCAATTCAATACGTGGACGTGAAAGGACTGGGGAAAAGTCTTGCTTTATATTTCAAAAATCAAACAGAGAACTCTGGGATTTAA
- a CDS encoding phosphoribosyltransferase family protein produces the protein MGKLIEEISLRDKLHVFEDRGEAGSLIAEKLKEYRNCPGIVLGIPSGGVPVAREIAASLNLPVDLMIVRKLQIPYNPEAGFGAMGLDGEVILNQPLIDQLGLTEDEIKAQAEDTFGVIKRRNQVFRKGKPFPSLADRIVILVDDGLASGYTMLAAVRFVKRNKPGKIIVAVPTSSGRTVDLILPEVDELVCLNVRHGISFAVADAYRNWYDLSDEEVISIIRNSS, from the coding sequence ATGGGTAAGTTAATCGAAGAAATTTCCCTGAGAGATAAACTCCATGTCTTTGAAGACAGAGGTGAAGCAGGTAGCCTGATTGCCGAAAAACTTAAAGAATACAGGAATTGCCCGGGCATAGTCCTTGGAATCCCATCAGGCGGTGTTCCAGTTGCCAGGGAGATTGCGGCATCGCTTAATCTGCCCGTGGATTTAATGATAGTGAGAAAGCTCCAGATACCCTATAATCCTGAGGCGGGCTTCGGCGCAATGGGGCTGGATGGGGAAGTAATCTTAAATCAACCATTGATTGACCAGCTCGGGCTTACAGAAGACGAGATAAAGGCGCAGGCGGAAGATACATTTGGAGTTATCAAAAGACGAAACCAGGTCTTCAGGAAGGGGAAACCCTTTCCTTCCCTGGCGGACAGGATTGTAATTCTTGTGGATGACGGGCTTGCATCAGGCTATACGATGCTTGCCGCTGTCAGGTTTGTTAAAAGAAATAAGCCAGGGAAAATTATCGTCGCCGTTCCTACATCCTCGGGTAGAACTGTTGACTTGATCCTTCCTGAGGTGGATGAACTCGTATGCCTTAACGTGAGGCATGGGATTTCTTTTGCAGTGGCGGATGCGTACAGGAACTGGTATGACCTTTCTGACGAAGAGGTTATTTCTATCATCAGGAACAGCTCCTGA
- a CDS encoding MFS transporter, whose product MRINAIQLCINSAIMMSNLFIPVIAQDIGASDTEIGIIGAVYGASLFISTYIFSRTSDAFPPKTFLYAGFLSAAASFFLQVFANSPLSLGVVRALAGFSVGIYPAVFLLYVYNLKRSIGKFSSFMPLGWAIGDMLAGLIAIYWAIRGIFVIASLFFALAFLITLTLPPGEIRTKKKTDYFSPHILKKNWNVYFGFFLRQIGANNVWVIFPLYLVSLGANELEVGLIYTLNPALQFFIMRRLDRINTRTLIHAGDLFSAAAFVALIPLTIYYEAVVGMILIAFSYSCLYVGSTRMLIETNEEKGAAAGLLNSSIAFATIIGSLIGGVILQYYSFKAVMAMGAFFAVLGYAVVGFKSSGRPQKSS is encoded by the coding sequence ATGAGAATAAACGCAATACAGCTTTGTATTAACTCGGCTATAATGATGTCCAATCTTTTCATCCCCGTGATTGCGCAGGATATCGGTGCTTCGGACACTGAGATAGGTATAATAGGCGCCGTGTACGGGGCATCGCTTTTTATTTCAACATACATATTCAGCAGGACATCGGACGCATTTCCTCCCAAGACATTCTTATATGCAGGTTTCCTGAGCGCCGCAGCTTCATTTTTCCTCCAGGTTTTTGCGAATTCCCCTCTCAGCCTTGGAGTGGTCAGGGCACTGGCAGGGTTCAGTGTCGGGATTTATCCTGCTGTGTTTTTGCTGTATGTTTACAACCTTAAACGAAGTATTGGAAAGTTCAGTTCTTTCATGCCATTGGGCTGGGCTATAGGGGATATGCTGGCGGGATTAATTGCAATTTACTGGGCTATAAGAGGAATTTTTGTTATAGCTTCATTATTTTTTGCACTGGCGTTCTTGATCACATTGACCTTGCCGCCAGGGGAAATCCGTACAAAAAAGAAAACGGATTATTTTTCCCCGCATATCCTGAAAAAAAATTGGAATGTTTATTTTGGATTTTTCCTCCGCCAGATCGGGGCTAACAATGTCTGGGTAATTTTCCCCTTGTATCTTGTGAGCCTCGGAGCGAATGAACTGGAGGTTGGATTAATTTATACGTTGAACCCTGCCCTGCAATTTTTCATTATGAGACGGCTTGACAGGATCAACACCAGAACGCTGATTCATGCCGGGGATTTATTTTCAGCAGCGGCGTTCGTAGCGCTAATACCGCTGACAATATACTATGAGGCGGTTGTGGGCATGATTCTTATCGCTTTCTCCTATTCATGCCTGTATGTAGGTTCAACGCGTATGCTCATTGAAACAAACGAAGAGAAAGGAGCTGCCGCAGGTTTGCTCAATTCTTCGATTGCCTTTGCAACAATAATCGGCTCCCTCATAGGTGGTGTGATTCTCCAGTACTACAGTTTTAAGGCTGTTATGGCAATGGGGGCTTTTTTTGCTGTTCTGGGCTACGCGGTCGTGGGTTTCAAAAGTTCCGGCAGACCTCAAAAAAGTTCCTGA
- a CDS encoding restriction endonuclease subunit S — protein MSEWKECNLGQFINIKHGFAFKGKYITEETTKDILVTPGNFHIGGGFKSSKFKYFKGEYPSEYVLKKNDIIVTMTDLSKDGDTLGYSAKVPRSNGKNYLHNQRIGLIQFLSNEIDKDFIYWLMRTKDYQGFIVGAASGTSIRHTSPTTIREYQFLKPPLPEQRAIASVLSSLDDKIDLLHRQNKTLEAMAETLFRQRFVEEADEGWGEGKLEDIISLIESGSRPKGGIDPDLKIGIPSIGAENINGIGNYDFSKTKYVTEAFYKSIKRGFIKDYDILIYKDGAYVGRKGMFGIGFPYKKCIVNEHVFILRSNEKSNQLFIYYLLKEEELAQLNANSAQPGLNQEAMKSFKVIMPPKYLMDEFEYLAKPWIDKILFNSKQIHTLEKLRDTLLPKLMSGEVMVEF, from the coding sequence ATGAGTGAGTGGAAAGAATGTAATCTGGGTCAATTTATTAATATCAAACATGGATTTGCTTTCAAAGGCAAATATATTACAGAAGAAACCACAAAGGATATACTTGTAACTCCTGGTAATTTTCATATTGGCGGGGGATTCAAATCTAGCAAATTCAAATATTTTAAAGGTGAATATCCCAGTGAATATGTCCTAAAAAAAAATGACATTATTGTTACGATGACTGATTTGAGTAAAGATGGAGATACTCTTGGTTATTCTGCAAAAGTACCACGGAGTAATGGTAAGAATTATTTACATAATCAGCGAATAGGTTTAATTCAGTTTTTATCAAATGAAATTGATAAGGACTTCATTTATTGGCTGATGAGAACAAAAGATTATCAAGGGTTCATTGTAGGTGCGGCCTCTGGCACTTCAATCCGTCATACATCGCCTACTACAATTAGGGAATATCAGTTTTTAAAACCGCCACTTCCAGAACAGCGCGCCATCGCCTCGGTGCTTTCCAGTCTCGATGACAAGATAGATCTGCTCCACCGCCAGAACAAAACCCTCGAAGCCATGGCGGAAACACTTTTCAGGCAGAGGTTTGTGGAGGAGGCGGATGAGGGGTGGGGGGAAGGGAAGTTGGAAGATATTATTTCTTTAATTGAGTCAGGTAGTAGACCGAAGGGTGGAATTGACCCCGATCTAAAAATTGGGATACCCAGTATTGGTGCAGAGAATATTAATGGTATAGGTAATTATGATTTCTCTAAAACCAAGTATGTAACTGAAGCATTTTATAAGTCAATAAAAAGAGGCTTTATAAAGGATTATGATATTTTAATTTATAAAGACGGTGCATATGTAGGAAGAAAAGGAATGTTTGGGATTGGATTCCCTTATAAAAAATGTATTGTCAATGAACATGTATTTATTTTGCGTAGTAATGAGAAATCAAATCAGCTTTTTATTTATTATTTATTAAAAGAAGAAGAACTGGCTCAATTAAATGCAAATTCAGCACAACCAGGCTTAAACCAAGAAGCGATGAAATCTTTCAAAGTTATAATGCCACCAAAATATTTGATGGATGAATTTGAATATCTTGCTAAACCATGGATTGATAAAATATTATTTAATAGCAAGCAAATCCACACCCTCGAAAAACTGCGGGATACACTCTTGCCCAAACTGATGAGTGGTGAAGTGATGGTGGAATTTTGA